A part of Desulfotomaculum nigrificans DSM 574 genomic DNA contains:
- the trxB gene encoding thioredoxin-disulfide reductase: MQEKDLVIIGGGPAGYTAGLYAARADINSILIERGMPGGQAAATEWIENYPGFPGGIGGIDLAMKFDEQARSFGLEILNADVEKLERHDEEFIVYAGGESFKTKAVILASGAKPQYLGVEGESKFHGRGVSYCATCDGAFFRDKTVAVVGGGDAAVEEALFLTKFAGKVYIIHRRGELRATKLIQKRAMANEKIEFLWHSVVDRIVGENKVEAVKIKNVQTGELTEVPVDGVFVYVGTRANSDLVKNLVEMDERGYIITDEKMATNIPGLFAIGDVRQKPLRQVVTAVADGAIAAMQVEKYLADLEK; encoded by the coding sequence ATGCAGGAAAAAGATCTGGTTATTATCGGTGGAGGTCCAGCCGGATACACAGCCGGGCTATATGCTGCCAGGGCTGATATAAATTCTATATTAATAGAACGGGGTATGCCCGGCGGGCAGGCGGCAGCCACCGAGTGGATAGAAAATTATCCTGGTTTCCCAGGTGGTATTGGCGGTATTGACCTAGCTATGAAATTTGATGAACAGGCCCGCTCTTTTGGCCTGGAAATTTTAAATGCAGATGTCGAAAAGCTGGAACGACATGATGAAGAATTTATTGTTTATGCCGGAGGCGAATCGTTTAAAACCAAAGCAGTTATTTTAGCCAGCGGCGCTAAGCCACAGTACCTTGGAGTTGAGGGAGAAAGCAAGTTTCACGGTCGTGGTGTTTCCTACTGTGCCACCTGTGACGGAGCCTTTTTCCGGGATAAAACCGTGGCTGTGGTAGGAGGTGGGGATGCCGCTGTAGAGGAGGCCCTCTTTCTAACCAAATTTGCCGGTAAAGTTTATATTATTCACCGCCGGGGTGAACTCCGGGCCACCAAATTAATTCAAAAACGGGCTATGGCAAATGAAAAAATTGAGTTTCTCTGGCATTCAGTGGTAGACCGGATTGTGGGGGAAAACAAAGTAGAGGCAGTTAAAATTAAAAACGTACAAACTGGAGAGTTGACTGAAGTGCCGGTTGACGGCGTTTTCGTCTATGTGGGTACCAGGGCCAACTCCGATCTGGTCAAGAATTTAGTTGAAATGGATGAGCGGGGCTATATTATTACAGATGAAAAAATGGCCACTAACATACCCGGTTTGTTCGCCATCGGTGATGTCAGGCAAAAACCCCTGCGCCAGGTGGTCACCGCTGTAGCCGATGGCGCCATTGCCGCCATGCAGGTGGAAAAATACCTGGCCGACTTGGAGAAGTAA
- a CDS encoding HEAT repeat domain-containing protein, protein MALDIKVQPRPPESAGNLAIELEKMFTEDWGGPKSALALAYLRDTVIPDLVHCLKTNWQYLDNPTFREILISKLNSQFAYPPTFAEGLTGDILLCAKAVLGKSPLSNNHPWQPWEIILRMLTIGHRLPEIAQRTGYPEAYLEKFRKQYYKFQQVIEGLADVSEEQLVNHKELAGLTVSQIRLLIDFQHRFKVFKNYYERLQAEQIIMDLGLELDPDGLIRLFEGLFSVERQVTIQRFADILKGAKTPWLTGESYFTKTCAYSLLAHWPRKQIITLLDRLMEANLLMDDTGPEQGLTLSEGAAKLIVPLVVPKLADEVQNILRSKAKDRISRTLAVLQGRNSEITIQVIRELVRRKDTSVVMCFKALQRRVPKKVFLQIIWACGQLGGKDAVNLLSKTINDRDSLVRVRTCQAMGEMADQSFYFALISALSDPVALVRENAIRALGQLKMVSALKHMERIITNPAEDPQVQRAARETKAILQKQKDI, encoded by the coding sequence ATGGCCTTGGATATAAAGGTACAACCCAGACCACCGGAGAGTGCAGGAAATTTGGCCATTGAGTTGGAAAAAATGTTTACCGAAGATTGGGGCGGGCCCAAAAGCGCCCTGGCTTTAGCTTACCTCCGGGATACGGTGATACCTGATCTGGTTCACTGTTTAAAAACCAACTGGCAGTATTTAGATAATCCTACCTTTCGGGAGATCCTAATCAGCAAACTTAATTCTCAGTTTGCCTACCCGCCGACCTTTGCCGAAGGTTTAACCGGTGATATTTTGCTGTGTGCCAAAGCCGTATTAGGCAAAAGTCCCCTCTCCAACAATCATCCATGGCAGCCCTGGGAAATCATTTTGCGTATGTTAACCATTGGCCACCGCCTGCCGGAAATTGCCCAACGTACAGGTTATCCGGAAGCTTATTTGGAGAAGTTTCGTAAGCAGTACTACAAGTTTCAACAGGTGATTGAGGGGTTGGCGGATGTGTCGGAAGAGCAATTGGTCAACCACAAAGAATTGGCCGGTTTGACGGTTAGTCAAATTCGTTTGCTAATTGACTTTCAGCACCGCTTTAAGGTATTTAAGAACTATTATGAGAGATTACAGGCCGAGCAAATCATCATGGACCTGGGGCTTGAATTAGACCCCGATGGCCTAATTCGACTATTTGAAGGACTCTTTTCGGTGGAGAGGCAAGTCACCATCCAGCGTTTTGCGGATATTCTTAAAGGGGCGAAGACCCCCTGGCTTACGGGGGAAAGTTATTTTACTAAAACCTGTGCTTATAGCTTACTGGCCCACTGGCCTAGAAAGCAAATTATCACCTTGCTGGATCGTTTGATGGAGGCTAATTTGCTGATGGATGATACCGGGCCGGAACAGGGGTTGACCCTTTCCGAAGGGGCGGCTAAACTTATTGTACCTCTGGTGGTGCCTAAATTGGCTGATGAAGTGCAAAATATTTTGCGCAGTAAAGCCAAAGATAGGATTTCCCGGACTCTCGCCGTATTACAAGGAAGAAATTCAGAAATTACTATCCAGGTTATTCGTGAACTAGTTCGTCGGAAAGATACAAGTGTGGTTATGTGTTTTAAAGCCCTGCAGCGGCGAGTACCGAAAAAGGTTTTTTTACAAATTATCTGGGCCTGTGGCCAACTGGGTGGCAAGGATGCGGTGAATTTATTAAGCAAAACCATTAATGACCGGGACAGTTTAGTACGGGTGCGTACCTGTCAGGCCATGGGGGAGATGGCTGACCAGTCCTTTTATTTTGCCCTGATTTCAGCCCTGAGTGATCCGGTGGCACTGGTTAGGGAAAATGCCATTCGGGCCTTGGGTCAACTTAAAATGGTAAGTGCCTTAAAACATATGGAACGAATAATTACTAACCCGGCCGAAGACCCCCAGGTACAGCGGGCGGCCAGGGAAACCAAAGCAATTTTACAAAAACAAAAAGATATTTAA